From Streptomyces sp. NBC_01460, a single genomic window includes:
- a CDS encoding DUF3073 domain-containing protein, whose amino-acid sequence MGRGRAKAKQTKVARQLKYSSGGTDLSRLANELGASPSSQPPNAEPFEDDDEEDDPYAQYADQYNDDEDADEDDQSGPSSQRRGA is encoded by the coding sequence ATGGGGCGCGGCCGGGCAAAGGCCAAGCAGACAAAGGTCGCCCGTCAGCTGAAGTACAGCAGCGGCGGGACCGACCTTTCGCGTCTGGCCAATGAGCTGGGCGCATCACCTTCGAGTCAGCCACCGAACGCCGAGCCGTTCGAGGACGACGACGAGGAAGATGACCCGTACGCACAGTACGCGGATCAGTACAACGACGACGAGGACGCGGACGAGGACGACCAGTCCGGTCCGTCGTCACAGCGCCGCGGCGCTTGA
- a CDS encoding Leu/Phe/Val dehydrogenase, which yields MTDVTGVPVPADVLRTLFHSDQGGHEQVVICQDRASGLKAVIALHSTALGPALGGTRFYPYASEEEAVADALNLSRGMSYKNAMAGLDHGGGKAVIIGDPDVIKSDELLLAYGRFVASLGGRYVTACDVGTYVADMDVVARECRWTTGRSPENGGAGDSSVLTAFGVFQGMRASAQHLWGDPTLRGRKVGVAGVGKVGHHLVEHLLSDGAEVVVTDVREESVRRVTDLHPEVSVAVDTDALIRTEGLDIYAPCALGGALNDESVRVLTAKVVCGAANNQLAHPGVEKDLADRSVLYAPDYVVNAGGVIQVADELHGFDFDRCKAKATKIFDTTLAIFARAKADGIPPAAAADRIAEQRMADARRP from the coding sequence GTGACCGATGTGACCGGCGTGCCCGTCCCGGCTGATGTCCTGCGCACCCTTTTCCACTCGGACCAGGGGGGTCACGAGCAAGTCGTGATCTGCCAGGACCGCGCCAGCGGCCTCAAGGCCGTCATCGCCCTCCACTCCACCGCCCTGGGCCCGGCCCTCGGCGGGACCCGCTTCTACCCGTACGCCTCCGAGGAGGAGGCCGTCGCGGACGCGCTGAACCTGTCGCGCGGCATGTCGTACAAGAACGCCATGGCCGGCCTCGACCACGGCGGCGGCAAGGCCGTCATCATCGGCGACCCGGACGTGATCAAGTCCGACGAACTGCTGCTGGCCTACGGACGGTTCGTGGCCTCGCTCGGCGGACGCTACGTGACGGCGTGTGACGTCGGCACCTACGTGGCCGACATGGACGTCGTCGCCCGGGAGTGCCGCTGGACGACCGGCCGGTCCCCCGAGAACGGCGGCGCGGGCGACTCCTCCGTCCTCACCGCGTTCGGCGTCTTCCAGGGCATGCGGGCCTCGGCCCAGCACCTCTGGGGCGACCCCACCCTGCGCGGCCGCAAGGTCGGCGTCGCGGGTGTCGGCAAGGTCGGACACCACCTGGTCGAGCACCTGCTGAGCGACGGCGCCGAGGTCGTCGTCACGGACGTGCGCGAGGAGTCCGTACGCCGGGTCACCGATCTGCACCCCGAGGTCTCGGTGGCCGTGGACACGGACGCGCTGATCCGCACCGAGGGCCTCGACATCTACGCCCCGTGCGCACTCGGCGGCGCGCTGAACGACGAGAGCGTCCGCGTGCTCACCGCCAAGGTGGTGTGCGGCGCGGCCAACAACCAGCTCGCGCACCCCGGCGTCGAGAAGGACCTTGCCGACCGATCGGTTTTGTACGCACCGGACTACGTGGTGAACGCCGGAGGCGTGATCCAGGTCGCCGATGAGCTCCACGGCTTCGACTTCGACCGGTGCAAGGCGAAGGCCACGAAGATCTTCGACACCACGCTGGCCATATTCGCACGTGCGAAGGCGGACGGGATTCCGCCGGCCGCCGCCGCCGACCGCATCGCCGAGCAGCGGATGGCGGACGCCCGCCGCCCCTGA
- the bldC gene encoding developmental transcriptional regulator BldC translates to MTARTPDAEPLLTPAEVATMFRVDPKTVTRWAKAGKLTSIRTLGGHRRYREAEVRALLAGIPQQRSEA, encoded by the coding sequence ATGACCGCTCGCACCCCTGATGCCGAGCCGCTGCTGACCCCGGCTGAGGTTGCCACGATGTTCCGCGTGGACCCGAAGACGGTCACCCGTTGGGCAAAGGCTGGCAAGCTCACGTCCATCCGCACGCTCGGTGGGCATCGCCGGTACCGCGAGGCAGAGGTCCGCGCACTGCTTGCGGGTATTCCGCAGCAGCGCAGCGAGGCCTGA
- a CDS encoding DUF6274 family protein: MSAPTERHETRALLRAHLAAASGYRHLTRHCPICHRLLRLAMEPLTAPQAPCAPGEPGNSADPSRAPETAAGAPAAGSGATPLPHLPPSRNRGQAGGPEALPGLRPEAGPETRPELRPEVRPEDRPEIRPGDEGPPTT, from the coding sequence ATGTCTGCGCCCACGGAAAGGCACGAGACCCGCGCGCTGCTGCGCGCCCACCTGGCGGCCGCCTCCGGCTACCGCCACCTCACCCGGCACTGTCCGATCTGCCACCGCCTGCTGCGGCTCGCCATGGAACCCCTGACGGCCCCACAGGCGCCGTGCGCGCCCGGCGAGCCCGGCAACTCGGCCGATCCGTCGCGCGCCCCGGAGACGGCCGCCGGAGCCCCTGCGGCGGGGAGCGGGGCGACACCCCTCCCCCACCTGCCTCCGTCACGGAACCGAGGACAGGCGGGCGGCCCCGAGGCCCTTCCCGGCCTCCGACCGGAGGCCGGGCCGGAGACGCGCCCGGAACTCCGCCCGGAGGTCCGCCCCGAGGACCGCCCCGAGATCCGCCCCGGGGACGAAGGTCCCCCCACGACATGA
- the hrpA gene encoding ATP-dependent RNA helicase HrpA, translating to MSTSFADLQTQLGQLSLRDAHRLGRRLEGARRIRKPEARQSVLDEISAEAGKAAERLAGRAARIPALSYPEQLPVSQKKDDILEAIRDHQVVIVAGETGSGKTTQIPKICMELGRGVRGMIGHTQPRRIAARTVAERVADELKTPLGEAVGWKVRFTDQVNPDATFVKLMTDGILLAEIQTDRELLAYDTIIIDEAHERSLNIDFLLGYLARLLPKRPDLKVVITSATIDPERFAKHFGEAPIVEVSGRTYPVEVRYRPLLEEDSSDSDRDQITAICDAVDELDHEGPGDVLVFLSGEREIRDTADALNKRNLRHTEVLPLYARLSHAEQHRVFQRHTGRRIVLATNVAETSLTVPGIKYVIDPGNARISRYSHRTKVQRLPIERISQASANQRKGRCGRTSDGICIRLYSEDDFLTRPEFTDPEILRTNLASVILQMTAAGLGDIEKFPFIDPPDHRNIRDGVQLLQELGALDPDEKDPKKRLTPLGRKLSQLPVDPRLARMVIEADKNGCAREVMVIAAALSIQDPRERPSEKQTQADQNHARFKDETSDFLAYLNLWRYVREQQKERGSSSFRRMCKQEFLNFLRIREWQDIYAQLRTVAKQMGIAVEEPRADEGVPEQAVHTSLLAGLLSHIGLKDTEKNEYLGARSAKFAIFPGSALFKKQPRFVMSAELVETSRLWARVNAKVEPEWIEPLAEHLLKRTYSEPHWEKDQAAVMAYERVTLYGVPIVAQRKINFGRIDQEASRDLFIRNALVEGDWRTHHQFFHDNRKLLGEVEELEHRARRRDILVDDETLFDFYDGRIPEHVVSGAHFDSWWKHKRRDEPDALDFERSMLINEKAGAVTKDDYPDSWRQGKLKFRVTYQFEPGADADGVTVHIPLQVLNQVTSEGFDWQIPGLREEVVTELIRSLPKPIRRHYVPAPNYADKFLDRAVPLQEPLPFTLARELQRMVGVPVTADDFDLSRIPDHLKITFRITDERRRKVAEDKDLDALKIQLRPKARQALSKAAAATAGPSGESIERSGLTDWTIGTLNRVFETRRAGQPVKAYPALTDQGETVAVRLFDTEAEQQQAMWRGTRKLILLNIPVNPAKFASDKLTNQQKLALSRNPHGSIQALFDDCATAAADRLIAAHGGPAWDEASFRKLYDKVRADLVDLTVRTIGQVQQILAAWQACERRLKSTNSLVLINNVTDVRDHLARLVPPGFVTATGLRRLPDLMRYLVAEDRRLQQMPTNVQRDTTRMEKVHEMQDEYAWLLEQLPQGRPVPQEVLDIRWMIEELRVSYFAHALGTAQPVSDKRIVKAIDAAAP from the coding sequence ATGTCTACTTCCTTCGCCGATCTCCAGACCCAGCTCGGGCAGCTCTCGCTCCGCGACGCGCACCGGCTCGGCCGCCGCCTCGAGGGTGCCCGCCGCATCCGCAAGCCCGAGGCCCGCCAGTCCGTGCTGGACGAGATCTCGGCCGAGGCCGGGAAGGCGGCCGAGCGGCTCGCGGGACGCGCCGCGCGGATTCCCGCCCTGTCGTACCCGGAACAGCTTCCGGTCAGCCAGAAGAAGGACGACATCCTGGAGGCGATACGCGACCACCAGGTCGTGATCGTCGCGGGTGAGACCGGCTCGGGCAAGACCACCCAGATCCCCAAGATCTGCATGGAGCTGGGGCGCGGCGTCCGGGGCATGATCGGGCACACCCAGCCCCGCCGGATCGCGGCACGCACCGTCGCCGAGCGCGTCGCCGACGAGCTGAAGACCCCGCTCGGCGAGGCCGTCGGCTGGAAGGTGCGCTTCACCGACCAGGTGAACCCGGACGCGACCTTCGTGAAGCTGATGACGGACGGCATCCTGCTGGCCGAGATCCAGACGGACCGCGAGCTCCTCGCCTACGACACGATCATCATCGACGAGGCGCACGAGCGGTCCCTGAACATCGACTTCCTGCTGGGCTATCTGGCCCGGCTGCTGCCCAAGCGCCCCGACCTGAAGGTCGTCATCACCTCGGCGACCATCGATCCGGAGCGCTTCGCCAAGCACTTCGGCGAGGCGCCGATCGTGGAGGTCAGCGGGCGTACGTATCCGGTGGAGGTCCGCTACCGCCCCCTTCTCGAGGAGGACTCCTCGGACTCCGACCGCGACCAGATCACCGCGATCTGCGACGCGGTGGACGAGCTGGACCACGAGGGCCCCGGCGACGTCCTCGTCTTCCTCTCCGGTGAGCGGGAGATCCGCGACACGGCGGACGCGCTGAACAAGCGCAACCTCAGACACACCGAGGTGCTCCCCCTCTACGCACGCCTCTCGCACGCCGAGCAGCACCGCGTGTTCCAGCGCCACACCGGACGCAGGATCGTCCTGGCGACGAACGTCGCGGAGACCTCCCTGACCGTCCCCGGCATCAAGTACGTGATCGACCCGGGCAACGCCCGCATCTCCCGCTACAGCCACCGCACCAAGGTCCAGCGACTGCCGATCGAGCGGATCTCGCAGGCCAGCGCCAACCAGCGCAAGGGCCGCTGCGGCCGTACGTCGGACGGCATCTGCATCCGGCTGTACTCCGAGGACGACTTCCTGACCCGTCCGGAGTTCACCGACCCCGAGATCCTGCGGACCAACCTCGCCTCCGTCATCCTCCAGATGACCGCGGCCGGCCTCGGCGACATCGAGAAGTTCCCCTTCATCGACCCGCCGGACCACCGCAACATCCGCGACGGCGTCCAGTTGCTGCAGGAGCTCGGCGCGCTCGACCCGGACGAGAAGGATCCGAAGAAGCGGCTCACCCCGCTGGGCCGCAAGCTCTCGCAGCTGCCGGTGGACCCCCGCCTCGCCCGCATGGTCATCGAGGCCGACAAGAACGGCTGCGCCCGCGAGGTCATGGTCATCGCGGCGGCGCTCTCCATCCAGGACCCGCGTGAGCGGCCCTCGGAGAAGCAGACGCAGGCCGACCAGAACCACGCCCGCTTCAAGGACGAGACCTCCGACTTCCTGGCGTACCTGAACCTCTGGCGCTACGTCCGCGAGCAGCAGAAGGAGCGCGGCTCGTCCTCCTTCCGCCGGATGTGCAAGCAGGAGTTCCTGAACTTCCTGCGGATCCGGGAATGGCAGGACATCTACGCGCAGCTCCGTACGGTCGCCAAGCAGATGGGCATCGCCGTCGAGGAGCCCCGGGCCGACGAGGGCGTGCCCGAGCAGGCGGTGCACACCTCGCTGCTGGCCGGGCTGCTGTCGCACATCGGCCTGAAGGACACCGAGAAGAACGAGTACCTGGGCGCGCGCAGCGCCAAGTTCGCGATCTTCCCGGGCTCCGCGCTCTTCAAGAAGCAGCCGCGCTTCGTGATGTCGGCCGAGCTCGTCGAGACGTCCCGGCTGTGGGCACGCGTCAACGCGAAGGTCGAACCGGAGTGGATCGAGCCACTCGCCGAGCACCTGCTGAAGCGGACCTACAGCGAGCCGCACTGGGAGAAGGACCAGGCAGCGGTGATGGCGTACGAGCGGGTCACGCTCTACGGAGTGCCGATCGTCGCCCAGCGCAAGATCAATTTCGGCCGTATCGACCAGGAGGCGTCGCGCGATCTGTTCATCCGCAACGCCCTGGTCGAGGGCGACTGGCGCACCCACCACCAGTTCTTCCATGACAACCGCAAACTGCTCGGCGAGGTCGAGGAGTTGGAGCACCGCGCCAGGCGCCGCGACATCCTCGTGGACGACGAGACGCTCTTCGACTTCTACGACGGGCGGATCCCGGAGCACGTCGTCTCCGGGGCGCACTTCGACTCCTGGTGGAAGCACAAGCGCCGCGACGAGCCGGACGCGCTCGACTTCGAGCGCTCGATGCTCATCAACGAGAAGGCCGGGGCCGTCACCAAGGACGACTACCCGGACTCCTGGCGGCAGGGGAAGCTCAAGTTCCGGGTGACCTACCAGTTCGAGCCGGGCGCGGACGCCGACGGTGTGACCGTCCACATCCCGCTCCAGGTGCTCAACCAGGTCACCTCCGAGGGCTTCGACTGGCAGATCCCGGGCCTGCGCGAAGAGGTGGTCACCGAGCTGATCCGCTCGCTGCCCAAGCCGATCCGCCGGCACTACGTCCCCGCGCCGAACTACGCGGACAAGTTCCTCGACCGGGCCGTCCCGCTCCAGGAACCCCTGCCGTTCACGCTCGCCCGCGAGCTCCAGCGGATGGTCGGCGTCCCGGTCACGGCCGACGACTTCGACCTGTCACGGATCCCCGACCACCTGAAGATCACCTTCCGGATCACCGACGAACGGCGCCGCAAGGTGGCCGAGGACAAGGACCTGGACGCGCTGAAGATCCAGCTGCGCCCCAAGGCCCGCCAGGCCCTCTCCAAGGCGGCCGCGGCCACCGCGGGGCCGTCGGGCGAGTCCATCGAGCGTTCGGGCCTCACGGACTGGACCATCGGCACCCTGAACCGCGTCTTCGAGACCCGGCGGGCCGGCCAGCCGGTGAAGGCGTATCCGGCCCTCACCGACCAGGGCGAGACCGTCGCCGTACGGCTCTTCGACACGGAGGCCGAGCAGCAGCAGGCGATGTGGCGCGGAACGCGGAAGCTGATCCTGCTGAACATCCCGGTGAATCCGGCCAAATTCGCCTCGGACAAGCTCACCAACCAGCAGAAGCTGGCGCTGTCCCGCAATCCGCACGGCTCCATCCAGGCGCTGTTCGACGACTGCGCGACGGCGGCGGCCGACCGGCTGATCGCCGCGCACGGGGGCCCGGCCTGGGACGAGGCGTCGTTCCGGAAGCTGTACGACAAGGTCCGCGCCGACCTCGTGGACCTCACCGTCCGCACCATCGGCCAGGTGCAGCAGATCCTGGCCGCCTGGCAGGCCTGCGAGCGCCGCCTGAAGTCGACGAACAGCCTGGTCCTGATCAACAACGTGACGGACGTACGGGACCACCTGGCCCGCCTCGTACCGCCCGGGTTCGTCACCGCGACCGGACTGCGCAGACTGCCCGACCTGATGCGCTACCTCGTCGCCGAGGACCGCCGGCTGCAGCAGATGCCGACGAACGTCCAGCGCGACACCACGCGCATGGAGAAGGTCCACGAGATGCAGGACGAGTACGCCTGGCTGCTCGAACAGCTGCCGCAGGGAAGGCCCGTGCCCCAGGAGGTCCTGGACATCCGCTGGATGATCGAGGAGCTCCGGGTGAGCTACTTCGCGCACGCACTGGGCACCGCACAGCCCGTCTCCGACAAGCGGATCGTGAAGGCGATCGACGCGGCCGCACCGTGA
- a CDS encoding DsbA family protein yields the protein MTTPARRPSPSAKEPSSLRKPLLFGLVVVLAAGLLGFVSYRATAPDAPASDTPAATATGPDPDVYRELAELARRDPGDKLAQGRADAPVVLIEYADFQCGYCGKFARDTEPELIRRYVDDGTLRIEWRNFPIFGTASEAAARASWAAGRQDRFWAFHRAAYAEDAKEKGFGADRLRALARQAGVKDLDRFTRDAGSAAATEAVTEDRDQAYGIGATSTPSFLVNGRPLAGAQPMAVFTQAIEAAAAEEANVGNAGDPAK from the coding sequence ATGACCACGCCCGCCCGCCGCCCCTCACCCTCCGCGAAGGAGCCGTCCTCCCTGAGGAAACCGCTGCTCTTCGGCCTCGTCGTCGTGCTCGCCGCCGGGCTGCTCGGCTTCGTGTCCTACCGGGCGACCGCCCCGGACGCACCCGCCTCCGACACCCCGGCCGCCACGGCCACCGGACCGGACCCGGACGTCTACCGGGAGCTGGCGGAGCTCGCCCGGCGCGACCCGGGCGACAAGCTGGCACAGGGGCGCGCCGACGCCCCGGTCGTCCTGATCGAGTACGCCGACTTCCAGTGCGGCTACTGCGGGAAGTTCGCCCGGGACACCGAACCCGAACTGATCAGGAGGTACGTCGACGACGGCACCCTGCGCATCGAGTGGCGGAACTTCCCGATCTTCGGCACGGCGTCCGAGGCGGCCGCCCGCGCCTCCTGGGCGGCGGGGCGGCAGGACCGCTTCTGGGCCTTCCACCGGGCGGCCTACGCCGAGGACGCCAAGGAGAAGGGGTTCGGCGCGGACCGTCTCAGGGCCCTCGCCCGCCAGGCCGGCGTGAAGGACCTGGACCGCTTCACGCGGGACGCCGGCAGCGCGGCGGCCACCGAAGCGGTCACGGAGGACCGGGATCAGGCGTACGGCATCGGGGCCACGTCCACCCCGTCCTTCCTCGTCAACGGCCGTCCTCTGGCCGGAGCCCAGCCCATGGCGGTCTTCACCCAGGCCATCGAAGCGGCGGCGGCGGAGGAAGCGAACGTCGGGAACGCCGGGGACCCCGCGAAGTGA
- a CDS encoding cytochrome c biogenesis CcdA family protein, with translation MTPDIGYFAALLGGLLALVSPCSALLLPAFFAYSVDSAARLLTRTGIFYAGLATTLVPLGAAGSYAGRLFYGHRDALVLGAGWLIIGLGVAQIAGRGFASRRMTELSGRIRPTKAFSVYALGAVYGLAGFCAGPVLGSVLTVAAVSGSPVYGGLLLAVYALGMAVPLFVLALLWDRFDLGRRAWLRGRPLRAGRFEVHSTSLLSGLFFAGLGVLFLVYDGTTALPGLLDVDASFAVEGWARRVGERVSDTAALGAAVVVVLLILAVQVWRRRSGRKEEEAV, from the coding sequence GTGACCCCGGACATCGGTTACTTCGCCGCCCTGCTCGGCGGCCTGCTCGCCCTCGTCAGCCCGTGCAGCGCCCTGCTGCTCCCGGCCTTCTTCGCCTACAGCGTCGACTCGGCCGCACGGCTCCTCACGCGTACGGGAATCTTCTACGCCGGTCTCGCCACCACCCTCGTCCCGCTCGGGGCCGCCGGCTCCTACGCCGGCCGGCTCTTCTACGGACACCGGGACGCCCTCGTCCTGGGCGCGGGCTGGCTGATCATCGGGCTGGGGGTGGCCCAGATCGCCGGGCGGGGCTTCGCCTCCCGGCGGATGACGGAGCTCAGTGGCCGGATCCGGCCCACGAAGGCCTTCTCCGTCTACGCCCTCGGCGCGGTCTACGGGCTGGCGGGCTTCTGCGCCGGACCCGTCCTCGGCAGCGTCCTCACGGTGGCAGCCGTCAGCGGCAGCCCCGTCTACGGGGGGCTCCTGCTCGCCGTGTACGCCCTCGGCATGGCCGTCCCGCTGTTCGTGCTCGCCCTGCTCTGGGACCGCTTCGACCTCGGGCGGAGGGCCTGGCTGCGCGGCCGGCCGCTGCGCGCCGGGCGCTTCGAGGTGCACAGCACCTCGCTGCTCTCCGGCCTCTTCTTCGCCGGCCTCGGGGTGCTCTTCCTCGTGTACGACGGGACGACCGCGCTGCCCGGACTCCTGGACGTGGACGCCTCGTTCGCCGTGGAGGGATGGGCCCGGCGCGTGGGCGAGCGGGTGTCGGACACGGCGGCGCTGGGGGCCGCGGTGGTCGTGGTGCTGCTGATCCTCGCGGTGCAGGTGTGGCGCAGGCGTTCCGGCCGGAAGGAGGAAGAGGCGGTCTGA